One stretch of Prunus persica cultivar Lovell chromosome G1, Prunus_persica_NCBIv2, whole genome shotgun sequence DNA includes these proteins:
- the LOC18790075 gene encoding glycolipid transfer protein 1: MEGTVFAPALEGFKTVKSDGGEILTKPFLEVCKQILPVIDKFGAAMTLVKSDIGGNITRLESKYSSNPSKFNYLYSLVQLEVETKTAKASSSCTNGLLWLTRAMDFLVELFRNLLDHPDWTMSQACTDSYGKTLKKWHGWLASSSFSVAMKLAPDRKKFMEVIGGNGDIMGDIDKFCTTFTPLLKENHKFLASVGMDELKAS, encoded by the exons ATGGAGGGGACTGTGTTCGCTCCTGCCTTGGAAGGATTCAAGACTGTCAAGTCTGATGGAGGAGAGATTCTGACCAAGCCTTTCTTGGAAGTGTGCAAGCAGATTCTGCCTGTTATAG ATAAGTTTGGAGCTGCTATGACACTTGTTAAATCGGACATAGGCGGTAATATAACG AGATTGGAATCTAAATATTCATCGAATCCTTCCAAGTTCAACTACTTGTACAGCTTGGTGCAACTTGAGGTTGAAACAAAAACTGCAAAAGCATCATCCAGCTGCACCAATGGTCTTCTTTGGCTGACAAG AGCCATGGATTTCTTGGTGGAGCTGTTTCGGAACTTACTAGATCATCCAGATTGGACAATGTCACAGGCTTGTACAGATTCCTATGGCAAGACCCTGAAAAAATGGCATGGATGGCTTGCTAGTTCAAGTTTCAGT GTTGCCATGAAGCTTGCTCCTGACAGGAAGAAGTTCATGGAGGTGATAGGAGGCAATGGTGATATCATGGGTGATATAGATAAATTTTGCACTACCTTTACGCCTCTGCTTAAAGAGAATCACAAGTTTTTG GCTAGTGTTGGCATGGATGAATTGAAGGCTTCATGA